CGTGGATAGTAGTGGTACTGCCCTGCTCTACGCCGAAGGCGTCGTCCAGTACCTTGATCACCGGTACCAGACAGTTGGTGGTGCAGGAACCCGCCGCCACAATCACATCCTCAACATTCAGCTGGTCGTCGTTGATCCCGAACACCACGGTGCGGTCGACATCGGATTCGCCAGGCTGGGAAAACAGCAGGCGTTGGGCGCCCGCCTCAATGTGTTTCTCCGCTGTGGCGCGGTCGGAGTAGGCGCCGGAGCATTCCAGCACCAGGTCTACGTCCAGCAAACGCCAGGGCAGGTCACTCGGGTCCGGGTGGCGCAGCACCCGGATGCGATCGCCATTGACCACCAGATTATCGCCATCCACCGCCACCTCACCGTGAAACCGCCCGTGGGTGGAGTCGTATTTGGTGAGATGAGCAATGGTGTCGATATCCGACAACTCGTTGATCGCGACCACCTGCAGATGGTCGCGATAGCCGTTTTCATAGAGTGCCCGCAACACGCACTGGCCTATGCGGCCGTACCCGTTGATGGCGATGCGAAACGGCGTTGAGTTGGTCATCAGGCGTCCAGGAGCTCGTCAGCCACTTCCAGGATGTTGTCGACGGTAAAGCCGAATTCCTTGAACAACTCGCCGGCCGGTGCAGACTCACCGAAGGTGGTCATGCCCACAACCCGGCCGTCCAGGCCCACATACTTGTACCAGTAGTCGGCAATGCCGGCTTCGATGGCGATGCGGTTGGTGACTTCCAGCGGCAGCACCTGTTGCTTGTACTCGGCGCTCTGGGCATCAAACACATCGGTAGACGGCATGGACACCACGCGCACGGCCTTGCCCTGCTCGCGCAGCTTGGCGGCAACGTCCTGGGCCAGGGCCACTTCAGAACCGGTGGCAATCAGGATCAGCTCCGGGGTGCCTTCGCTGTCAGACAGCACATAGCCACCCTTGGCAACGTTGGCCAGCTGCTCCGCGTCACGCTGCTGGTGCGGCAGGTTCTGACGGGAGAACACCATGGCGGTGGGGCCGTCATTGCGCTCGAGGGCGGCTTTCCAGGCTACCGCAGATTCCACGGTGTCGGCCGGGCGCCACATGCTCATGTTCGGGGTGGTGCGCAGGCTGGCCATCTGCTCGATGGGCTGGTGCGTGGGGCCGTCTTCGCCCAGACCGATGGAGTCATGGGTGAAGACAAAGATGGAGCGCTGCTTCATCAGAGCCGCCATGCGTACCGCGTTGCGGCAGTATTCCATGAAGATCAGGAAGGTGGCGCCGTAGGGGACAAAACCGCCGTGCAGGGCGATGCCGTTCATAATGGCGGCCATTCCGAACTCACGTACACCGTAATAGATGTAGTTACCGGAGGCGTCGTCTTTGGTCACGCCTTTGCAGCCAGACCAGATGGTCAGGTTGGAACCGGCCAGGTCGGCGGAGCCGCCCATCAGTTCCGGCAGCAGCGGGCCATAGGCGTTCAGGGTGTTCTGGGATGCCTTACGGGAAGCGATGGTGTCGCCCTTGTCCTGGCATTCCTGAATGTAGGCCTGAGCTTTCTCAGAGAAGTCTGCCGGCAGCTCGCCGGCCATGCGGCGCTTGAACTCAGCGGCCAGTTCCGACTCGGCTTTTTCGTAGGCGGCGAATTTCTCTTCCCACGCTTTCTGGGCAGCCGCGCCTTTTTCTTTGGCATCCCAGGCTGCGTAAATTTCAGACGGAACGTCGAACGGACCGTGCTGCCAGCCCAGCGCTTCCCGGGTCAGGGCGATTTCATCGTCACCCAGCGGGGCGCCGTGGCAATCTTCCTTGCCCTGTTTATTGGGGGAACCAAAGCCGATGATGGTTTTGCAGCAGATGATGGTGGGCTGATCGGTATTCGCGCGGGCCGCGTCGATGGCCGCACGAATGGCATCGGCATCGTGGCCATCCACATTCGGGATAACCTGCCAGCCGTAGGATTCGAAACGCTTGGGCGTGTCGTCGGTGAACCAGCCCTCTACTTCACCATCAATGGAAATGCCGTTGTCGTCGTAGAAGAACACCAGTTTACCCAGGCCCAAAGTACCGGCCAGGGAGGCGACTTCGTGGGAGATGCCTTCCATCAGGCAGCCATCGCCCAGGAAGGCGTAGGTGTAGTGATCAACAATCTCGTGGCCCGGGCGGTTGAACTGCGCCGCCAGGGATTTCTCGGCCAGCGCGAAACCAACGGCATTGGCAATGCCCTGCCCCAGCGGGCCAGTGGTGGTCTCGATGCCCGGCGTATAGCCGTATTCCGGGTGGCCCGGGGTTTTGGAGTGCAGCTGGCGGAAGTTCTTGATGTCGTCAATGGAAACGTCGTACCCACTCAGGTGCAGCAGCGAATACTGCAGCATGGAACCATGGCCGTTAGACAGCACAAAACGGTCACGGTTGGCCCACTGAGGGTTGGCCGGGTTGTGGCTGAGGTAATCGTTCCACAGTACCTCGGCGATATCCGCCATACCCATGGGCGCACCCGGGTGGCCGGACTTGGCTTTCTGAACCGCATCCATGCTCAGCGCGCGAATGGCGTTGGCGAGATCTTTACGGGACGACATTGACTATTCTCCAGTGTTTTTCAGGAAAAGAATTCAAGCTGCAAAAACTGCTTAAAAAGAAGGCGCGTATTTTCGCCGATTACGGTATGCGGGGGCAAATCCATATGTAGTGGTTTTCCGATGACGGCGGCACAAACTCACCAAAGCAACTGATTTCACAAAGCCATAAATCTATATCAAAAATTTTTGATATGGCTATTGATCGACCAACCATTCCCCCCTACACTTGCCAACCATGACCTCACTCAATGCACATGCTAACGAATTGTCCTCCGTGGACACCCTGGCACCAATCTTCAAGGCGAGCGGAGACCCCCTGCGCCTGGAGATCCTGCGGGTGCTGCGCCGTGACACCTTCGGCGTGCTTGAGCTGAGCCAACTGTTTGATATGCGCCAGTCCGGCATGAGCCATCACCTGAAGGTGATGAACAAGGCCGGGTTGCTGGAACCCCAGCGCGAAGGTAACGCCATTTTCTATCGCCGTCCTCTGCATCTGGACAGCGACAAACTGGCGGACCAGGCGATCCGGCAGATATTCGAGACGGTAGACCGTGTGCCCTTGCCGCCGCAGCTGGAAGAAAAGATTGAGGCAATACGTGAGCAGCGGGCGGAGCAGTCCCAGGCGTTTTTCTCCCGGCACTCGGAGCAGTTCCGGGAACAACAGGAATTGATTGCAGCCTTTGACCTTTATGCCGAGCCCACAGCAGAGCTGATCCGCAAGCGCACGGCCCGGCAAGAATGGCGCAGTGCGCTGGAAATCGGCCCAGGTGAGGGGGCGTTCCTGCCGGTGCTGTCAGGCCTGTTTGAACACGTGGTAGCGCTGGACAACAGCAAGGACATGCTGGCCAAGGCCACCCGCACCTGTATTGATGAGCGTTTGAATAATGTGGATTTGATTGAAGGCGTCACCGACACCCTGCTGGCCCGGGGTGATGCCTTTGACCTGATCGTCGCCAACATGGTGCTGCACCATGTGCCCAGCCCGGCGGACATTTTCCTGGATGCCGCGGCACTGATGAACAGCGGTGGCTGTTTTATTGTCAGCGATTTATGCAGCCACGATCAGGACTGGGCTAAAGAGAATTGCGGCGACCTCTGGCTTGGCTTTGAGCCGGAAGAGCTGACCGCCTGGGCCGCTGATGCCGGCTTAAGCGCCGGAGAACAACTGTTTATTGGCCTGCGCAACGGTTTTCAGGTGCAGGTACGGGAATTCTGGAAAACGTCCGCAACGGCCTGAGGCCCGCACGGATACTGGAACATCAAAAAACTTTGATATTGTCGTACGTAGAAATACGTACACTGACTTTGAAAACGCTCACAAAGGAGCACCGCTATGTCTGACTACAACATCTTCACCTCCGAATCGGTCTCTGAAGGCCACCCGGACAAACTGGCCGACCAGATTTCCGATGCGGTACTGGATGCCATCCTGGCCGACGACCCGCACGCCCGTGTGGCCTGCGAAACTATGGTCAAGACCGGTGTGGCCATCGTTGGCGGTGAAATCACCACCAGCGCCTGGGTAGACCTGGAAGACCTGGTGCGTGGCGTGATCAAAGACATCGGCTACACCTCCTCAGACGTGGGCTACGACGGCGACACCTGCGGCGTGATCAACATCATCGGCAAGCAGTCTGTCGACATCGCCCAGGGCGTTGACCGCCAGAAGCCGGAAGACCAGGGCGCGGGCGACCAGGGCCTGATGTTTGGCTATGCCAGTAACGAAACCGACGTGCTGATGCCGGCCCCGATCACCTTCTCTCACCGACTTGTGCAGCGCCAGGCCGAAGCCCGCAAGAGCGGCCTGCTGCCGTGGCTGCGCCCGGACGCCAAGAGTCAGGTCACCTGCCGCTATGAGAACGGCCAGGTGGTTGGTATTGATGCCGTGGTTCTGTCCACCCAGCACGACCCGGACGTGACCCAGGAAGACCTGAAAGAAGCGGTGATGGAGCTGATCGTCAAGCACACCCTGCCGGCTGAACTGCTGCACAAAGACACCCAGTTCCATATCAACCCGACCGGCAAGTTCGTGATCGGTGGCCCGGTGGGCGACTGTGGCCTGACTGGCCGTAAGATCATCGTAGATACCTATGGCGGCATGGCCCGTCACGGTGGCGGTGCCTTCTCCGGCAAAGACCCCTCAAAGGTCGACCGTTCCGCCGCCTACGCCGGTCGTTACGTGGCCAAGAACATCGTCGCCGCCGGCCTGGCCGAGAAGTGCGAGATTCAGGTGTCCTACGCCATCGGTGTAGCCCAGCCGACTTCCATTTCTTTGAACACCTTCGGCACCGGCAAGATCAGCGACGACAAGATCATCGACCTGGTACGCGCACACTTCGACCTGCGCCCGTATGCGATCACCAACATGCTGGACCTGCTGCACCCGATGTACCGGGCCACGGCAGCCTACGGCCACTTCGGTCGTGATCCGTACGAGATGACCGTTGGCGGCAAGACCTTCACCGCGTTCCCGTGGGAGAAGACCGACCGCGCTGCGGCTCTGAAGGACGCTGCGGGCATCTGACGATTTTGGGTCTGACTCTTTGAGTTGGGCTCTATTTTGGCCCAGCCCGCCACCGTCTGGGGGTGGCGGCGCTGAGGTAAGTCCTTCGGGGACACGCTACAAGCACATCCATGTGCGCTTGTTTCGGGCCGTCCATGGCCCTCAACAGTCCCCGAAGGACTTACCTCACCACCGCTTTGCACTATCGGTGAGGGCTTATCCAGAAAAAAGGCCTTAAAAATAGCTGAACCTGAGGCCTGAATTAGATTGAGCGGCGTAGAAAAGACCGCATACGCCGAATGTTAGAACGAGGGAGTGGGGTTTTGCTTTCGCGGAATTTCGAAGGCCAAGGATGGCCTGAGAGAAGCGCACATGGATGTGCTCGTAGCGGTTCCGCGAAAGCAAAACCCCACTCCCGCGGCACCCAAATCATGCGGCCAGAGGATCACGAACTCCGAAGGCCAAAGCAGACTGACAGGAGAACACCCAAATGAGCACTCCGGCAGAAAAACTGACCACGTTTGAAGACTACAAAGTCCGCGACATCACCCTCGCCGACTGGGGCCGCAAGGAAATCAAAATCGCCGAAGGCGAAATGCCCGCCCTGATGAAATTGCGCGAGAACTACAAAGCCGAGCAGCCGCTGAAAGGCGCCAACATCATGGGCTGTATCCACATGACCATCCAGACCGCCGTGTTGATCGAAACATTGGTCGAGCTGGGCGCCAACGTGCGCTGGTCCTCGTGCAACATCTTCTCCACCCAGGACCAGGCCGCAGCTGCCATTGCAGCGCAAGGCATTCCCGTGTTCGCGTGGAAAGGTGAAACTGACGAAGAATACGAATGGTGCCTGCACCGCACCGTAGGTGCGGACGTGGACGGCTGGAAGCCGAACATGATCCTGGACGACGGCGGTGACCTGACCGAGCTGTTGCATAACGAATACCCGGAAATCATCAACAACGTGCACGGTGTGACCGAAGAAACCACCACCGGCGTTCACCGACTGCAGGAAATGCTGCGTGACGGCACCCTGAAGATCCCGGCGATCAACGTGAACGACTCGGTAACCAAGTCCAAGAATGACAACAAGTACGGCTGTCGCCACAGCCTGAACGATGCCATCAAGCGCGCTACCGACCACCTGCTGTCTGGCAAGAAAGCGCTGGTGATTGGTTATGGCGACGTGGGTAAGGGTTCTGCCCTGTCCCTGCGCCAGGAAGGCATGATCGTGAAGGTCACCGAAGCCGACCCGATCTGCGCCATGCAGGCCTGCATGGACGGCTTCGAAGTGGTGTCTCCCTACATCGACGGCATCAATACCGGCACCGAGCAGGGTATCAACACCGAGCTGCTGGGCACCACCGACCTGCTGGTGACCACCACCGGAAACGTCAACGTGTGCGACGCCAACATGCTGAAGGCTCTGAAGAACGGCGCTGTGGTGTGCAATATCGGCCACTTCGATAATGAAATCGACACCGCCTATATGCGCAAGAACTGGGAGTGGGATGAGGTCAAGCCTCAGGTTCACGTGATCTACCGCGACAAAGCCAGCAACGACCACCTGATCCTGCTGTCCGAAGGCCGCCTGGTGAACCTGGGCAACGCCACCGGTCATCCGTCCCGGATCATGGACGGCTCCTTCGCCAACCAGGTGCTGGCCCAGATGTACCTGTTCGAGCGCAAGTTTGCTGACCTGCCGGAAGAGTCCAAGGCCAAGGGCGTTTACGTTCAGGTTCTGCCCAAGCAGCTGGACGAGGAAGTGGCCCGCGCGATGGTGGAAGGTTTTGGTGGCGTGATCACCAAGATGACGCCGGACCAGGCAAAATACATTGGTGTGCCGGTCGAAGGCCCGTACAAGCCGGAAAGCTACAGGTACTAAGCGGAAACGATCATGGAATCCCAGAAGCAATTCAAGCGCCGTTTCAGCTTTGAGTTTTTCCCGCCCAAGACCGATCAGGGTAAAGAAAAACTCCAGGCGGTGCGCAACCAGCTGGCCGAGGTGAACCCGGATTTTTTCTCGGTCACCTTCGGCGCCGGCGGCTCCACCCGGGACCGCACCATTGAAACGGTACTGAACCTGCACAAGCAGGGCATTTCCACAGCACCACACCTGTCCTGCGTGGGTGGTACCCGCGCAGAGATCGGCGAGCTGCTGGATTTGTATAAAGAAAACGGCATCAACCGGATCGTCGCCCTGCGCGGCGACCTGCCCTCGGGCATGGGCGCATCCGGTGAGCTGCGTTACGCCAACGAGCTGGTGGAGTTCATCCGGGAGCACAGCGGTGATCACTTCAACCTGGAAGTGGCCGCCTACCCTGAGTTCCACCCCCAGGCCCGTAACGCCGAGGAAGACCTGAAGAACTTCGCACGGAAGGTACAGGCCGGTGCCAATAGCGCCATCACCCAGTATTTCTTCAATGCCGACAGTTACTTCTACTTCATCGACCGCCTGGAGAAGATGGGCGTCACCATTCCGGTGGTGCCGGGCATCATGCCCATCGTCAACTTCTCCAGCCTGGTGCGGTTCTCGGATATGTGCGGTGCGGAAATCCCCCGCTGGATCCGCAAGCAGCTCGAAGCCTACGGCGACGACACCGACAGCATCCGCAAGTTCGGCGAAGACGTGGTCACCGAGATGTGTGAGAAGCTGCTGAAAGCCGGGGCGCCCGGGCTGCACTTCTACACCCTGAACCAGGCTGAACCCAGTATCTCCATCTGGAAGAATCTGGGCATCAGCGACCGGGAGAAGATCGCTTTCTGATCTGCTCCCCGAAGCCCTCTGCCGGCCGGCAGAGGGCTTTCTCTTTCCCCTCCCCAGCGTCATAACCAACTGATTTTCTGCAAATCCTGCTTTTCTGGTCTAGGCTGTATCTGATGTATCCCCATCAACGCTCCTCGCAAGGCAAGCGTTAAAAGCGGTTACCTGTGCGAATTGCCTTACCGGGCAAATGGAGCATAAAAAACAGAAAGGAGATCACATGAGCACGAAATGGCTGAAAACACTGGGCGCTGGTCTGGCATTGTCGGTTGCAGCGTCAACCGTTAGCGCAGAAACCCTCCGAGTGGTGACCGACCCCAGTTTTGTCCCCTTTGAAATGATGGACCAGGAAACCGGCGAGATGATCGGTTTCGACATGGATATCATCTCTGAGGTGGCCGAGCGCGCGGGCTTTGAGTACAACCTGCAGACCATGGATTTCAACGGCATTATCCCGGCCCTGCAAACCGGCAACGTGGATATCGCCATTGCCGGCATTACCATCACCGACGAACGCAAGCAGATTGTCGATTTCTCTGATCCCTACTACGACTCCGGCCTGCGGATTCTGGTGCGGGCAAACAACAGCGATGTCGACGAGCTTTCGGATCTCGAGGGCAAGAAAGTTGGCACCAAGATCGGCAGCACCAGTTACGACTTCCTGATGCAGAACCTGGATAGCAATGGCGGTGTCACACCGTACCCGGGCAGCTCCGATATGTATATGGCGCTGATGTCCCGTGCCATTGATGCGGTGTTCTACGATGCTCCCAATGTAGGCTACTTTGCCAGCACCCGTGGCGAAGGTCGGGTTAAAACCGTCGGCCAGCTTTATGAAGGCCAGCAGTACGGTATCGCCCTGAAGAAGGGCAGCCAATGGGTGGGCCCGGTCAACGAAGCTCTGGCCTCTATTAAGGAAGACGGCACCTACAAGACCATTTACGAAAAATGGTTTGGCCCCATGCCTGAAGACAAGTAACCCGCCATCCATTCTGGTCAGGGCGCACAACGCCCTGACCGGTTCCTCCCAACTCAACGGAGACTCACACTGTGGAATTCCAGTTTCAGTTTGACTGGCAGGCAGCAATCCATGCCATTCCATTTCTGGCCAAAGGCATCCCCTACACTCTGATGATTTCCTTTGGCGGCCTGGCCATCGGCTTTGTGCTGGGCATCCTGTTCGGTTTGCTGAGCATCAACAAGAGCTGGTTCCTGCGCTGGCCCGCCATTGCCTACATCGAGATTTTTCGTGGCACGCCGATTCTGGTTCAGGTCCTGTTTATTTTCTACGGCCTGCCAGACCTGATCGGTGGGCCCATCGACCCGCTCACCGCTGGCATTGCAGCCATCGCACTCAATTCCGGCGCTTATATTTCCGAAGTGGTGCGCGGTGGCGTGCAGTCCATCGACAAGGGCCAGACCGAAGCGGGCCTGTCTCTTGGGCTGTCCCGTACCCAAACCTTCTGGTCCATTATCTGGCCCCAGGCGTTCCGGCGCATGATTCCGCCACTGGGCAACCAGGGCATTGTCAGCATCAAAGACACGTCCCTGTTTTCTGTCATCGGCGTAGGTGAACTGGTCCGTCAGGGGCAGGTGTACATTGCCAACACGTTTACCGCGTTCGAGGTGTATTTCGTGGTGGCACTCATGTACCTGGCCATCACCTTAACTCTGTCCCTGCTCCTGCGTTTGCTTGAGCGCCGTGGCGTAGCGTCTGTCTGAAGGAGCCCGACAAATGACTCAGATTGTGAAAATGAAGGGCATGAACAAGTACTTCGGCAAACTGCATGTCCTCAAGGATATTGACCTGACCGTCGAGCAGGGAGAAGTGGTGGTGATTATCGGCGCCAGCGGCTCCGGCAAGTCCACTTTGATCCGCTGCGTGAACGGCCTTGAAGAGTATGAATCCGGCGTTTTGGAAGTAGATAACCAGAAGCTCGCGCCCAAAGGTGGCAATCAGCAGGCATTGTCGGAAATACGCAAGGAAGTGGGCATGGTGTTCCAGCAGTTCAATCTGTTCCCGCACCTGACTGTACGGAAGAACATCATGCTGGCCCCCATGAAAGTCAAAAAGGCGTCGCAGGTAGTGGCCAACGCCACCGCTGAGCGCTTGCTGGACCGGGTGGGCATCGGCAACCAGGCCGACAAATACCCCAGCCAGCTATCCGGCGGCCAGCAGCAACGGGTGGCCATCGCCCGGGCGCTGGCCATGGAACCCCGACTGATGCTGTTCGACGAACCTACCTCGGCGCTGGACCCGGAAATGATCGGAGAAGTGCTGGACGTTATGCGGGAGCTGGCCAGGGAGGGGATGACCATGATGGTGGTTACCCACGAGATGGGCTTTGCCCGGGAGGTGGCTGACCGGGTGATCTACATTCATGAGGGCCAGATTGTTGAGGAAGGCAGGCCCGATGATGTCTTCGACAATCCCCAGAATGAACGTACTCAAGCGTTTTTGTCACGGGTGTTGGCGCACTGACCCTCGCACCGGGTTTATCTGGCCTCGGTAACCGTCACAAAGTTACCGAGGCCAGAACTCACGCCCTGGCCAGACGGAACAACAACTCCGGCGACAGCCGCTTGACCCAGAGCGCCGCCATTTCCTTGCCCTTGCCTACGGGAATCTCTCGTTTCTTCGCCTGAAGGCCCTTGAAAATCACTTCGGCGCATTCGTTCACGTCCATGCCACCGGCAATGTCGGCATCTTCCTCACCAAAGGCAGAACCATCACCCGAAAGGGCATTGCGGGAAATATCCGTGCGAATAAAACCGGGCGTAATGGTGGAAACCTGAACACCCTCGCCTTCCACTTCCGCACGAAGGGCATCAAAAAAGCCCATCACCGCATGCTTGGCGGCGCAATATCCGGTTCTCATGGGGGCACCGACTTTGCCGGCCACACTGGAGGTGACCGCCAAGTGCCCGGAACCGCGCTCCAGCATGTGGGGCAGTATCGCCTTGGTGAGTGCAATCTGGCCCATCACATCCACGTCCATCAGTTTCTGATAGACCGACATGTCGGTGTCTTTGCATAGAGAGCGTTGAGACACGCCGGCGTTGTTAACCAGCAGATCGATGGTACCGAATGCATCCAGCACCGCCTGCACAGCACCGGGTAAAGAGGCCCAGTCAGTAACGTCCAGGGGCAAAACCAGAACATGGTCATCCGCCAGGCCAGCCTCGCGACAGCGGCTCGCCACGCGCTCCAGTTCACTTTTGCGTCGGGCAGATAACACCAGACGCGCACTATCTTTTGCGTATCGCAGGGCCAGTGCCTCACCAATGCCGGAGGAGGCTCCGGTAATCCAGACAGTTTGTGCAGGCATAGAGAATCAGTCCTTCCGTTGCCGGGTTCTTGTTTTGGAACGTTTGACCAAGAGACTACACCAGCTGGTACCGGCCCGCCATGACCATCGCAGGTATGGCAGTTAGCTCCGCATCACAACAACTGCCGGGTAACCTCATACTCCCGCTCAATCTTTGCGTGGGAGTCTTCGGCCAGGAATTTGGCCACTTTTTTGCCGAGGAAAGGCACGTCACAATGAACGGACAAATTCACGTAGTTGATGCAGCGATTACCATTGCCCAACAAACGCATAATGCCCTTGATTCGGGCCGGCACCCCATCAATCCTTACCCGGAACTCGCAGTGCCACTCGCCATCGTCTTTCTTGAACCAGTGCTCTTCCTGGCGCACCCGGTTCCACTCCCGATGAAAGCTCGCCAGCATGCCCGGCACCGGGGCTGAGGCCATCATTTCCCGCTCAATGACCAGCTTGGCCGCAGCATCATCCCGTTGCAGCTCAGCGACACGAAGGTTCCGGGAACCGAGCTTCTCGTTCTTTTCAATAATGTGATGCTCACTGAAGAACCGTTCGATGATGTGATCCAGCCCTACCTCATAGGGATGCTCCAGAGTCAGCTCCATAGTCGCCTCCTGTTGTGTTGAATTCATTGTTGCTTTAGCCGGCCATCCTCACATTGGCCGCCCGAGCGAGCGTTTCTGGCATGGAAGCCATCCGACTGGTTCACACGCCACCGCTGTTCTGGGTCACACCCCGGCGCTGTTAACCGAGCGTTCCGGGAAGTATCATGGGCGGTCTCAAACAAAATGCCCCAGCCGGGACGACAGGAGAACACGATGCGCAATGCTGATCTGGTCGCACGGGACCTCAAATCCGTGTGGCACCCCTGCACCCAGATGAAAGACCACGAAAGCCTGCCGTTGATTCCCATCAAGCGCGGCGAAGGCGTGTGGTTGGAAGACTTCGAGAGCAACCGGTATATCGATGCGGTCAGTTCGTGGTGGGTGAACCTGTTCGGCCATGCCAACCCGCGCATCAACTCCGCTATCCAGGAACAGATTGGCCAGCTGGAACACGTGATTCTGGCCGGTTTTACCCATGAACCGGTGGTCAACCTGTCTGAACGCCTGATCGAAGTCACTCCTGAAGGGCTCAGCAAGTGCTTCTACGCGGATAACGGTTCATCCGCCATCGAAGCTGCCCTGAAGATGAGCTACCACTACTGGAAAAACCTGGGCCAGCCCGGCAAGAAAAACTTCGTCAATCTCAGCAACAGCTACCACGGCGAAACCCTGGGCGCACTGGCACTCGGTGATGTGGCGCTCTATAAAGACACCTATCAGCCGCTGCTGATGGAGGTTCTTACCGCCCCATCCCCCGATGCCTACAACAAAGAACCGGGTGAAACCGACGAAGACTACGCCCTGCGCCAGTTCGAGGCCATGGAGAAACTGCTAGCAGATCGGCACGACGAAATCTGTGCTGTGGTGGTCGAGCCCCTGATTCAGTGCGCCGGCGGCATGCGCATGCACCACCCGATATACCACACCAAGCTCCGGGAAGCCTGCGACCGCTACAACGTGCACCTGATTGCCGACGAGATCGCCGTGGGCTTTGGTCGCACCGGCACCCTGTTCGCCTGTGAACAATCCGGCATTACCCCGGATTTCATGTGCCTGTCCAAGGGCCTTACCGCCGGCTACCTGCCGTTGTCCGCCGTACTGACCACCGAAACCGTGTACAACGCCTTTTACGACGACTACGAAACCTTGCGCGCCTTCCTGCACAGCCACAGCTACACCGGCAACCCCATCGGCTGTGCCGTCGCCCTGGCCACCCTGGACATCTTCCGGGACGAAAACGTCATCGAAAACAACCGCCAGCTGTCCCGCTGCATGGCCGAATCCGTCGCCCACCTGGCCGACCACCCCAACGTCGGTGACATCCGCCAGCACGGCATGACCCTGGCCATCGAAATGGTCAAAGACAAAGCCAGTAAAACCCCGTTCCCCTGGCAGGAACGCCGGGGTCTGAAAGTCTACCAACACGCCCTCACCCGCCAGGCACTGCTACGGCCCCTGGGCAACGTGGTTTACTTCATGCCCCCGTATGTCATCACCGAAGACCAGATACGCCACCTGGCACAGGTAGCGACCGAAGGCATCGGCATCGCGGTAAAAGGCTGAGGGCGGCCCATGCGCATACCCAGGATTTTCACCGACAGCCCACTCCAGGCGGGCAGCCTCTGCGAGCTTGACGAAAACGCCGCCAACCACGTGGGCCGGGTACTGCGCATGCAGCCAGGCCAGGAGTTGCGCCTGTTCAACGGCGACGGTCAGGACTACACCGCCACCATCACCCAGGCGGGCAAGAAAAACGTCCAGGTAGAAATAACCGGGGCAGAAACCAACAACACCGAATCTCCCCTGAACATCATCCTGGGCCAGACATTGTCCAAAGGCGACCGGATGGATTACGCGGTGCAGAAAGCGGTCGAAATGGGCGCCACCACCATCGTGCCCCTGACCACCGAACGCTCCGATGTAAAACTCAAAGGTGACCGGGAAGAAAAACGCCTGCGCCACTGGCAGCAAGTCGCCATCAGCGCCGCCGAACAATGCGGCCGGGCGAGGGTACCGA
The window above is part of the Marinobacter sp. THAF197a genome. Proteins encoded here:
- a CDS encoding metalloregulator ArsR/SmtB family transcription factor yields the protein MTSLNAHANELSSVDTLAPIFKASGDPLRLEILRVLRRDTFGVLELSQLFDMRQSGMSHHLKVMNKAGLLEPQREGNAIFYRRPLHLDSDKLADQAIRQIFETVDRVPLPPQLEEKIEAIREQRAEQSQAFFSRHSEQFREQQELIAAFDLYAEPTAELIRKRTARQEWRSALEIGPGEGAFLPVLSGLFEHVVALDNSKDMLAKATRTCIDERLNNVDLIEGVTDTLLARGDAFDLIVANMVLHHVPSPADIFLDAAALMNSGGCFIVSDLCSHDQDWAKENCGDLWLGFEPEELTAWAADAGLSAGEQLFIGLRNGFQVQVREFWKTSATA
- the metK gene encoding methionine adenosyltransferase; translated protein: MSDYNIFTSESVSEGHPDKLADQISDAVLDAILADDPHARVACETMVKTGVAIVGGEITTSAWVDLEDLVRGVIKDIGYTSSDVGYDGDTCGVINIIGKQSVDIAQGVDRQKPEDQGAGDQGLMFGYASNETDVLMPAPITFSHRLVQRQAEARKSGLLPWLRPDAKSQVTCRYENGQVVGIDAVVLSTQHDPDVTQEDLKEAVMELIVKHTLPAELLHKDTQFHINPTGKFVIGGPVGDCGLTGRKIIVDTYGGMARHGGGAFSGKDPSKVDRSAAYAGRYVAKNIVAAGLAEKCEIQVSYAIGVAQPTSISLNTFGTGKISDDKIIDLVRAHFDLRPYAITNMLDLLHPMYRATAAYGHFGRDPYEMTVGGKTFTAFPWEKTDRAAALKDAAGI
- the gap gene encoding type I glyceraldehyde-3-phosphate dehydrogenase encodes the protein MTNSTPFRIAINGYGRIGQCVLRALYENGYRDHLQVVAINELSDIDTIAHLTKYDSTHGRFHGEVAVDGDNLVVNGDRIRVLRHPDPSDLPWRLLDVDLVLECSGAYSDRATAEKHIEAGAQRLLFSQPGESDVDRTVVFGINDDQLNVEDVIVAAGSCTTNCLVPVIKVLDDAFGVEQGSTTTIHAAMNDQPVIDAYHHQDLRRTRSALHNIVPVDTGLARGIERLLPHMEGRFSSVAMRVPTLNVSAIDMVVNVREATDVTAVNQLLQNAAKGGLKGILGYTDELLASSDFNHDAHSGVVDGGQTRVTGGTMVKVLCWFDNEWGFANRMLDVSKVWLEKTD
- the tkt gene encoding transketolase encodes the protein MSSRKDLANAIRALSMDAVQKAKSGHPGAPMGMADIAEVLWNDYLSHNPANPQWANRDRFVLSNGHGSMLQYSLLHLSGYDVSIDDIKNFRQLHSKTPGHPEYGYTPGIETTTGPLGQGIANAVGFALAEKSLAAQFNRPGHEIVDHYTYAFLGDGCLMEGISHEVASLAGTLGLGKLVFFYDDNGISIDGEVEGWFTDDTPKRFESYGWQVIPNVDGHDADAIRAAIDAARANTDQPTIICCKTIIGFGSPNKQGKEDCHGAPLGDDEIALTREALGWQHGPFDVPSEIYAAWDAKEKGAAAQKAWEEKFAAYEKAESELAAEFKRRMAGELPADFSEKAQAYIQECQDKGDTIASRKASQNTLNAYGPLLPELMGGSADLAGSNLTIWSGCKGVTKDDASGNYIYYGVREFGMAAIMNGIALHGGFVPYGATFLIFMEYCRNAVRMAALMKQRSIFVFTHDSIGLGEDGPTHQPIEQMASLRTTPNMSMWRPADTVESAVAWKAALERNDGPTAMVFSRQNLPHQQRDAEQLANVAKGGYVLSDSEGTPELILIATGSEVALAQDVAAKLREQGKAVRVVSMPSTDVFDAQSAEYKQQVLPLEVTNRIAIEAGIADYWYKYVGLDGRVVGMTTFGESAPAGELFKEFGFTVDNILEVADELLDA